The bacterium DNA segment GAGGCATTGGTGATGGCATATCATTCCATTCACGGCATAGACACCCGTATTGCCAGAATATTCAACACTTATGGTGAACGAATGCGATTAGAGGATGGACGAGTAGTGCCAGCATTTATCCCACAAGCATTAAAAAATGAACCAATAACAGTCTTTGGTGATGGAAGTCAAACTCGAAGTTTTTGTTATGTCGCTGACCTGGTTGAAGGAATTTATAAGTTGATGTGTTCAAATTGTCATACTCCGGTTAATCTTGGCAATCCACTTGAAATGACAATTTTAGAATTCGCACAAAAGATAATTGAAATTACCAACAGTAAAAGTGAGATAATTTATAAACCATTACCTACCGATGACCCGAAACAACGAAGACCGGATATTACTAAGGCTAAAACATTATTCGGTTGGGAACCAAAGATAAATTTTGACGAAGGAATGATAAAAACTATTAATTGGTTCAAAAAACGGTTAAGTGTCTAATAAAAACAGGTGAAAAATGGATGGTGTCCTATCATAGCTAATTTACCATTACGGTTTTCTTCAGGGCATTTGAAAAAGGCAGACCCTCTGTCTCGTCCAGCCCAAACATAATATTCATATTTTGAACAGCCTGTCCAGCCGCCCCCTTAATGATGTTATCTATACACCCCATTACTATATAAGTACTTGTTCTTTCATCAACTTGAATACCAATATCACAAAAATTAGTCCCTTCCACATTCTGGATTTCTGGATATTCTCCTTGCTTGCAAATTCTAATAAATGGTTTATCTTTATAAAATTCTTGATATTTTTCAACGAGAGATTCAAATGTCATCCTTTTGTGTAGTTTAATATAAGTTGTTGTAAGCATTCCATATTTAAAACTGGCTACATGTGGAGCAAAAAGAACTTTAACTTTATCCTGGATTAAATCTCCTAATTCTTGCTCTATCTCTGGAATATGAGGATGGATACCTATTTTATATGGTTTAATATTTCCTTCGACTTCGATAGCTAAATTACGGTCATTTGGCTTTCTCCCGGCACCAGAAACACCGCATATTGCCTCAATAATAATTATTTCCTTTTTCTCTATGAGTTTATTAATAAATAAAGGGGCTACTGAAAGAATAGTGCAGGTTGGATAACAGCCTGGATTTGCTATAAAAAATGCATCTTTTATCTTTTGAGAGTATATCTCGGGTAATCCATAGACTGCTTTATTAAGAAGTTGTTTGTTATTTTGCTCAAAACCATACCACTTATATAAATCAACATCTTTCAATCTAAAATTTGCACTTAAATCAATAAATTTAATATTTGATTTTGTCTTTTGTGCTTTTTTAACTAAATCTGATGTTTCTGTTAAAAATTCACCGTGAGGTTTTGAAAGAAATATCACATCGCACTTTTCTATTACTTTATCCGCATTGTATTCACTACTTTTTAGCTCGAAAATACCTTCTAAAAATTTATGAATATCACTTATTTTTTCTCCTCCTTTGGTTTCTGAGACTAATAAAGTTATAGTTGCATACTTATGGTTAGCTAATAACTTTAATAATACACCAGAGGATATACTGGCGGCACCTATTATTCCAATCCTGATTTTCTCTTTGTTTTTTTTCATAACTATTTTTCTTTCTAATATTTTCTGAAGTGAAGCAACAGACAATGGTTGTTTCACTTCACCTGGGTAAATAATTACAATAATATTATATTATAATTATATATTTTTTGTCAAGTCTTTTAAAAAAGAGGCATTCGGGAAATTTATGAACCTTTGGAATATAAGAATGAAGGTTTAACTTCTTAAGAAGGTATCAAATAAAAAAATTCGACCTGTGCAATTAGAAATAAAAGGATAATTGATTAAACAGATTACATTTTTTATTGTAAGCGGATTGAACGGATTGAGCGGATTTTTTTTATTTCTTTTTCCGCTAAATCCGTTAAATCCGCTTACTAAATCCACCCGCTTACTATTAAAAATCTGCTTACTAAACTTGACTTACCTCCTGAATTTTTTCCACCTGTGCAATTAGAAATAAAGGAATAATATTTTGGGGACGCTGTCAACAAATTTGGGACGCTCCCAAAATATTACTTGTCTGTTGATTAAATGGTAAATATCCTCTTGCTCTGTCGCCATTTAAGTGATTGATTGGCCGTTGTCCCCCGCCAGCGGGGGACATCAATTGAGTAGCAACAGAGCACTATGGTTACGATATTTCTAATCTCTCAAAGATATAATCAATATGTCGAATAAAATAGCCTAAATCAAAGCAAGCCTCTATTTCTTTAGCCTTCAAAACCTTTAATATTTCGCGGTCTTTTTTAAGCAAATCTTTAAATTCAATTCCTTCATCCAGAGATTTCATCGCATTTCGCTGGACTAATTTATATGCGTTTTCTCTTGAGAGTCCTTTGTATGCCAATGCTAATAAAACCCGTTGAGAGTGAATTAAGCCATGCGTTTTGTCAATATTTTTTCGCATATTTTCAGGATAAATGACTAAATTTTTAACCACATCCCTGAATTTAACCAGCATATAGTTGACTAAGGTAAAGGAATCAGGCAGGATTATTCGTTCAACTGAGGAATGAGTGATATCGCGTTCATGCCACAGCGGGATATTTTCTAATGAGGCGAGGGCGTTTGCTCGGACAATTCGGGCTAACCCAGAAATTCGCTCGCAAGTAATGGGATTGCGTTTATGCGGCATCGCAGAAGAACCTTTTTGTCCCTCTTCAAAAGCCTCCTCTACCTCTCGTATATCTGTGCGTGCCAGATTTCTAATCTCTGTAGCAAATTTATCTAATGATGAGGCAATGATGGCTAATGTCGTCAAAACCTGGGCATGTCGGTCTCGTTGAATAACTTGAGTCGAAACTTCTGCTGGTGTTAATCGAAGTTTATGACAAACATATTCTTCTACCTTTGGGTCAATCTGGGAGTATGTGCCCACAGCACCGGATAGTTTACCCACCCTGATACATTCCTTTGCCTCTCTAATTCTGAGTAGATTGCGTTGAGTCTCTTTATACCATAAGGCTAATTTTAAACCAAAGGTAATAGGTTCCGCATGGGCTCCATGAGTGCGACCTATCATTATGGTTTTTTTATATTTTATCGCCCCGGCGAATAATGTTTCACTTAATTTTATTAAGTCATCTTCGATAATACCAAGAGCCTCTTTTATCATCAGAGATAATCCAGTATCAACCACATCATAAGAAGTAAGCCCAAAATGAATAAATCGTGATTCTTCTCCAACATACTCAGCGACATTGCTTAACAACGCAATAACATCATGCTGGGTTGTTTTTTCTATCTCCTGAACTCGTTTGACATCAAATTTTGCCTTCTCTTTTATGACCGTAA contains these protein-coding regions:
- the argC gene encoding N-acetyl-gamma-glutamyl-phosphate reductase — its product is MKKNKEKIRIGIIGAASISSGVLLKLLANHKYATITLLVSETKGGEKISDIHKFLEGIFELKSSEYNADKVIEKCDVIFLSKPHGEFLTETSDLVKKAQKTKSNIKFIDLSANFRLKDVDLYKWYGFEQNNKQLLNKAVYGLPEIYSQKIKDAFFIANPGCYPTCTILSVAPLFINKLIEKKEIIIIEAICGVSGAGRKPNDRNLAIEVEGNIKPYKIGIHPHIPEIEQELGDLIQDKVKVLFAPHVASFKYGMLTTTYIKLHKRMTFESLVEKYQEFYKDKPFIRICKQGEYPEIQNVEGTNFCDIGIQVDERTSTYIVMGCIDNIIKGAAGQAVQNMNIMFGLDETEGLPFSNALKKTVMVN
- a CDS encoding UDP-glucuronic acid decarboxylase family protein, with amino-acid sequence MRILITGGAGFLGSHLCDYLLNIGHEVIAMDNLITGNIDNISHIRSEKFQFYRHDVTEFIYVEGHLDFILHFASPASPIDYVKYPIQTLKVGALGTHKTLGLAKYKKASYLLASTSEVYGDPLISPQPEDYWGNVNPIGPRGVYDEAKRFAEALVMAYHSIHGIDTRIARIFNTYGERMRLEDGRVVPAFIPQALKNEPITVFGDGSQTRSFCYVADLVEGIYKLMCSNCHTPVNLGNPLEMTILEFAQKIIEITNSKSEIIYKPLPTDDPKQRRPDITKAKTLFGWEPKINFDEGMIKTINWFKKRLSV
- the purB gene encoding adenylosuccinate lyase — encoded protein: MIERYTLPQMAGIWTLENRYQKILDVEICACEAQAELGYIPEEAVTVIKEKAKFDVKRVQEIEKTTQHDVIALLSNVAEYVGEESRFIHFGLTSYDVVDTGLSLMIKEALGIIEDDLIKLSETLFAGAIKYKKTIMIGRTHGAHAEPITFGLKLALWYKETQRNLLRIREAKECIRVGKLSGAVGTYSQIDPKVEEYVCHKLRLTPAEVSTQVIQRDRHAQVLTTLAIIASSLDKFATEIRNLARTDIREVEEAFEEGQKGSSAMPHKRNPITCERISGLARIVRANALASLENIPLWHERDITHSSVERIILPDSFTLVNYMLVKFRDVVKNLVIYPENMRKNIDKTHGLIHSQRVLLALAYKGLSRENAYKLVQRNAMKSLDEGIEFKDLLKKDREILKVLKAKEIEACFDLGYFIRHIDYIFERLEIS